The nucleotide window TGTTTTGTATGCCGCTTCTCCCACAAACTTTCCTCCTTACTTTTGCAGAAACTTGCCTCAATAATCGATACAATAACCTGTCTTTCCCTTCGAGACTCTCGGCGCCTCTCCCATCACCCATAGCCCCCCCTGCAGCATAGCCACCCCTGCAGCATGGCAACCCCTGCAGCATGGCAACCCCTTTAGTGGTTAGCCCACGATTGCTGAATACGCAGCTGCATCCATCAGACCTTCAATTTCTTCCGATTGAACCGCTTCTAATTTTACAAGCCATCCACTTTCATACGGCCCTTCGTTCACTTTTCCAGGTTCATCAGCAAGCACCTCATTTACCGCGCTTACTCTTCCACTTACGGGTGCATACACGTCAGAAGCTGCTTTCGTTGACTCAACGACACACAGAATATCTCCTTGCCGAAACTCGGTACCGATCGCTGGCAGCTCGACAAAGACCACTTCGCCAATTTCTTCCTGAGCAAATGCGGTAATCCCAACCGTTGCGGCACTTCCCTCAACTTTTATCCATTCGTGATCTTTCGTGTACTTTAATTCCTGTGGAAAATTCATAGCCGTTTCTCCTTATTTAACACTTCCATTTTCTTCTGAAATACGATTGCCGTGTTCCCAATTTTTAAGCCGCCTTCTTTTTATAAAATGGAGTCTTTACGACTCGAAGAGCAATGTTTTTTCCTCGAACAATTGCATACAGTTGCGTGTCTAGCTCAGCATACTTTCGTTCTATCAACATAAGGCCAAGGGCTTTCCCTTCTCGCTTTCCAACCGTTGGGGTTCTTGTTCCGCTTGTAACAGTCCCGATCGATCTCCCATCCAAGGAGTGTACCTCTGTGCCTTCACGAGCAATGCCAGGTTCTTCAAGATAAAAGCCAGCAAGCGCTCTTTGTGCTCCCTCACTCTTCTCCCTCTCCAATACGGAACGACCAATGAAGTCTCCCTTCTTTTCAGGTTTCACAATCCAAGCTAATCCAGACTCAATCGCTGAAATTTCAGGGGAAAGCTCATGCCCGTGTAACGGATAACACACTTCAAGACGAAGACTGTCTCTCGCTCCTAAACCACACGGCAGCACACCAAGGTCCTCGCCTTTCTGCAGAAGCACCTCCCACAACTCTCCCGCTTTTTCTGGTGATACAAAGATTTCCACTCCATCTTCCCCTGTATATCCAGTACGGGCGATGATCACTGGGCTCTCACGCCACACATCCTGAACAAACCAAAAGGGTTTGACTTCAATGCCAATAGCTCTCCCAAATACACGTTCTAGCAGTTGAAAGGCTTTTGGCCCTTGCACTGCGATCTGCGCATACTGGTCACTGACATTCGTAACCTCTGCATCCGAACGCTCATGCTCTTTGAGCCAAGCAAAGTCGATATCAGCGTTGGCAGCATTAACACAGAGCAAAAAGTGCTCAGCAGAAAATCGATACACGATAATGTCATCAATGACGCCTCCCGCAGGATTCGGAAGAGCGGAATACTGGGCTTGTCCATCTTTCATACTCGCAACTGAGTTGCACGTCACGTAATCAAGATAGGCGATGGCGCCTCCGCCTTTCACCTCGATTTCCCCCATGTGACTTACATCAAAGAGCCCAACATTTTCGCGTACACATTCATGCTCCTTGACCAATCCAGCAGGATACTGCACTGGCATCTCCCATCCAGCAAAAGGAACCATCTTCCCCTCGGATTTCAAATGCTCATGGTAAAGGGGCGTTCTTCTTAAATCACTCATAACCTTACTCATCTGTTTTCGGTTCTCTGAAGAGTTTCATTTCTTACGATATTCTTACACTCTCTTTACTCTTACACCGTCTTTGCTCTGCACCCATTTGCCCTCAGCTTCCCTCTCCTTCCAGTTTGGCCCCCTCTCCTTCCAGTTTGGCTTTGTCCTGGTACGCTTTCAACGTATTGAGCATCAACATAATCACTGTCATGGGGCCCACGCCTCCTGGAACTGGGGTGATTGCGCTTGCTTTCGAGGCTACTTCTTCATACGCCACATCTCCAACGAGTTTTCCCGACGAATTCCGATTAATTCCAACATCAATCACAATCGCACCTTCCCGCACCATATCTGCTGTTACAAAGCCCTCTCGTCCTACTGCCGCCACGATAATATCTGCCTCTTGAACGACTTGAGAAAGATCCGCGGTTTTGGAATGTGCCACCGTAACCGTCGCATTTCGTTCAAGGAGAAGAAGCGCGGCTGCCTTTCCAACCAGAATAGACCGACCAATTACAACGGCACGTTTCCCACTGAGATCT belongs to bacterium and includes:
- the gcvH gene encoding glycine cleavage system protein GcvH, which produces MNFPQELKYTKDHEWIKVEGSAATVGITAFAQEEIGEVVFVELPAIGTEFRQGDILCVVESTKAASDVYAPVSGRVSAVNEVLADEPGKVNEGPYESGWLVKLEAVQSEEIEGLMDAAAYSAIVG
- the gcvT gene encoding glycine cleavage system aminomethyltransferase GcvT, translated to MSKVMSDLRRTPLYHEHLKSEGKMVPFAGWEMPVQYPAGLVKEHECVRENVGLFDVSHMGEIEVKGGGAIAYLDYVTCNSVASMKDGQAQYSALPNPAGGVIDDIIVYRFSAEHFLLCVNAANADIDFAWLKEHERSDAEVTNVSDQYAQIAVQGPKAFQLLERVFGRAIGIEVKPFWFVQDVWRESPVIIARTGYTGEDGVEIFVSPEKAGELWEVLLQKGEDLGVLPCGLGARDSLRLEVCYPLHGHELSPEISAIESGLAWIVKPEKKGDFIGRSVLEREKSEGAQRALAGFYLEEPGIAREGTEVHSLDGRSIGTVTSGTRTPTVGKREGKALGLMLIERKYAELDTQLYAIVRGKNIALRVVKTPFYKKKAA